Below is a genomic region from Bacteroidota bacterium.
AATGTTAAATCAGATGTTACCAATTGCGGCAAAGAAGTGGCCGAACCTTTTTTTACAACTTGTGCAATAAGATTATTATATGGAGGAAGTACAACTACTTTCGAGAAATCTATATTTGTACAGTGCATTCCAAGATCGTTCCAGCTAATGAGAACATAATCCGGATTAGTTGATAATGACTTATTGCTTATTCTGGCACCAATGACACCAATGAGTATTAACTCAACTACAATAAAAATAAAAAAGTTTCTCGTTTTCATAGCAAAAAATTTAATTCAAAAAATTCAAATTTAAGAATTTTGTTCAATTATAAAAGCTCATGTATAAAATTTACGGATTTTTTAACTATTTTTTAACCATTCGATTGAATTGTTTTTGAATTGTTTTCTGCTGATTTTGAAAAAACACATGTTGTAATCTTATCTTTATTAATAATTTTACAAACTTTTTGCAAAGGAAATAGAAAATGGATAGAAATTTTGAATTTAGTACTGAAAGCCAGACTTCCGACAAGGAATTTGACAGAAAACTTCGTCCTTTGGAATTTGGCGATTTTAGCGGACAACAGAAGATTGTTGAAAATCTGAAGATATTTGTTCAGGCTGCAAAAATGCGGAACGAAGCTCTCGACCATACTTTGCTACACGGACCTCCCGGATTAGGGAAAACTACGCTTGCCAATATTATTTCGAAAGAATTGAACGTAAATCTGAAACTTAGTTCCGGGCCTGTTCTTGACAAACCCGGCGATCTCGCAGGACTTTTAACCAATCTTGATAAGCACGATGTTCTGTTCATCGACGAAATTCATCGCCTGAGTCCGGTTGTTGAAGAATATTTGTATTCGGCAATGGAAGATTACAGAATCGACATAATGATTGATAAGGGCCCGAGTGCTCGTTCTGTTCAAATAGAATTAAATCCATTTACACTTGTAGGGGCTACAACACGTTCGGGATTGCTAACAAGCCCGCTCCGTGCACGATTCGGAATAAAAGCACATCTCGAATATTACGATAGTAAGATTTTAACGAAAATTGTGAAACGCTCTTCGGAAATCTTAAATGTAGAGATTTCTGATAAAGCTGCAGTAGAGATTGCCTCTCGTAGCCGAGGGACACCACGAATTGCAAATGCTCTTTTACGAAGAGTAAGAGATTTTGCTCAGGTAAAAGGCGATGGAAATATTGATTTGAATATTACGCAATTTTCGCTCGAAGCTCTAAATATTGACAAATACGGATTGGACGATATGGATAATAAAATCCTGACTACAATTATTGACAAATTTAAGGGCGGACCTGTCGGAATTTCTACAATTTCAACTGCAGTTGGCGAAGATGGCGGGACAATTGAAGAAGTTTACGAACCATTTTTAATAAAGGAAGGTTTCATAAAAAGAACTCCACGCGGACGTGAAGTTACAGAACTGGCATATACGCATTTGGGGAAAACGGTTCTGGGGAGGGAGAATTTGCTTTTTTAGGATATTTGGGCAAAGCAGAGTAGGACGATGGGACAAAAAGGAAATTTGTAGAAATACTATATGAAAATAAAAATGTATTTTTAAAGGGTCGTTCTGCTCATCTTCGCCAATTTAGATTTGTAAAATACAAATCTGATTGTTTTAAATAACTGAGAAGAAACAGCCTGCTTTGCAAACGACCAACATAAAGAGTTGAAAGATAGGAATAAACCGTTTTATACTGTTTTGATGTGTGAGGTTGTGGAGGAAATGGAAACTGTAAAAGAGAAGGTGTTATGAAAATAAAAAAAGTAAATATTGAAAATTTAAAATGTTTTAAAGGAAAATTTACTATAGGGTTAAATGATGGTATTAATATTTTAGTAGGTAATAATGAAGCTGGAAAATCAACAATTCTTGAAGCAATTCATTTAGCATTGACTGGATTATTATATGGTCGATATTTACGAAATGAACTTTCTCAATATCTCTTTAATATTGATATTATAAATAATTTTTTGGAAAAGATAAACAATGACAAAGAATGTGATCTGCCTCATATTTTAATTGAAGTATTCTTTTATGGTAATGACAACCCTATACTTGAAGGAAATAATAATAGTGATAAAGAAAAAGCAGAAGGTGTTTCATGTAAAATAGAATTTGATGAAAACTATAAAGAGGAATATGAAAATTTAATTAAAAATAAGATTTCAACAATTCCAATTGAATATTACAAAATAACATGGAAATCATTTGCAAGAGAAACAATAACTTCACGAAGTATCCCAATAAAATCAGTAATAATAGATTCATCATCATATCGTTTTCAAAATGGTTCTGATATTTATATTGCTCGAATAATTAAAGATAATTTGGATAACAAACAAAAAGCATCAATTTCACAAGCATACAGAAAACTAAAAGAAATATTTATGGAAGATGAATCCATAAAGGAAATAAATAAGAAAATACAAGAAACGCCAAATATTACAGAAAAGGATGTAAAAATTTCAGTTGATTTATCAACAAAAAATGCTTGGGAAACAACTTTAATGACATATTTAAACGAAATACCTTTTCATCAAATTGGAAAAGGTGAGCAATGCATTATAAAAACAAATCTTGCATTGTCGCATAAAAAAAATAGTGAAGCAAATTTAATCTTACTTGAAGAACCTGAAAATCATCTTTCACACGCAAAACTCAATGAATTTGTTTATAGCATAATAAGTAATCACGATAACAAGCAAATAATAATTTCCACTCACAGCAGTTTTGTTGCAAATAAATTAGGTTTAGAAAACTTATTATTGCTGAACAATAGAAATATTTCAAGACTGAATGATTTGTCAGTAGACACATATGAATTTTTTAAAAAATTATCAGGATTTGAAACTTTGCGATTAGTTTTGAGTAAAAAAACAATTCTTGTAGAAGGTCCTTCCGATGAGCTAATTGTTCAAAAAGCTTATCAGGAAAAACACGGAAAGCTGCCCATAGAAGATGAAATAGATATTATCTCAGTTAAATTAACATTTAAGAGATTTCTTGAAATAGCAAAAATAATTGAAAAACCAGTTGCAGTAGTTACCGATAATGATGGCAAATACGAAAAAAAGATAACAAATAAATATAAGGATTATAGCGAAATAGAATGTATTACAATTTTTGCGGATGATAGAAATACTTTAAATACATTGGAGCCTCAATTTGTAGACGCTAATAAAAGTCAATTAGAAACATTGTGTAATACAATAGATATCGATTTTTTAGAATATGATACAATAGATAAGATTTCAGAATATATGCAAAAGAACAAAACAGATTGGGCTTTATCTGTCTTTGAATCAGCAATAAAACTAAATTATCCTGATTATATTAACAGAGTTATTGAGTGGTGTAATGAATAATAATTTATTAACTATAGCGGCGGCAGGTTCAGGGAAAACCACCTATTTAATAGATGAAGCTTTAAACAAAGATTCGTCAAAAAAAATACTTATTACAACATATACTGAAGCAAATGAGAAAGAAATCAGAAAAAAGATAATTAAAAAGAAAGGTTATATTCCATCAAATATTACTGTTCAAACTTGGTTTTCATTTTTATTGCAACACGGTGTTCGACCATTTCAAGGTTCTATAAATAGTATTTTATTTAACTCTGATATTAAAGGAATGATTTTGGTTAATCAAAAATCTGGCGTTAAATATCAGGGGAAGTTTGGATCAGTTATATATAAAGAAGATACCGAATTTGAGAAACATTATTTTACAAAATCTTGGAAAATATATTCTGATAAAATTTCAAAATTTGCTGTAACATGTGATGACGCTTCAAATGGCAATGTAATTGATAGAATTTCAAAGATTTATAGTCATATTCTTGTAGATGAAGTTCAGGACTTGGCAGGATATGATTTGGAAATTTTAAAATTTCTTTTTAAGACAAAAACATTTATTTTTTTGGTTGGAGACCCTAGGCAGGTTACTTACTTAACACATATAGAGAGTAAATATAAAAAATATCGGGATGGGAGAATAAAAGATTTTGTTTCAAATGAATTAGGAAAAAAGGTAGTATGTGAGATTGATGAGAATACATTAAAGGTTTCACATAGAAATAACAAAGCAATCTGTGACTTTTCAGTAAAACTTTTTCCAGAATTTCCTAAAATAGAACCATGCAATTGTGAAACATGTAGAAATTATTCTATTGAACACGAAGGTGTTTTCATTATTAAAACTGCGAATATTGAAGAATATATTGAAAAGTTTAAACCTATTCAATTGAGATGGAGCAGAAATATAGAAGTTAGTAATAAAACTAATGTTTATAATTTTGGTGAATCAAAAGGATTGACATTTAACAGAGTATTGTTATATCCAACTTCAAATATGATAGAATGGATAAAAGATAACAATTATAACTTTACAAAATTTGTAAGAGGAAAAGAGAAAAAACTTGAAGGTGTCAAAGACAAATTTTATGTTGCTATTACAAGGGCAAAATATAGTGTAGCAATAGTTTTTGATTATGA
It encodes:
- a CDS encoding UvrD-helicase domain-containing protein codes for the protein MNNNLLTIAAAGSGKTTYLIDEALNKDSSKKILITTYTEANEKEIRKKIIKKKGYIPSNITVQTWFSFLLQHGVRPFQGSINSILFNSDIKGMILVNQKSGVKYQGKFGSVIYKEDTEFEKHYFTKSWKIYSDKISKFAVTCDDASNGNVIDRISKIYSHILVDEVQDLAGYDLEILKFLFKTKTFIFLVGDPRQVTYLTHIESKYKKYRDGRIKDFVSNELGKKVVCEIDENTLKVSHRNNKAICDFSVKLFPEFPKIEPCNCETCRNYSIEHEGVFIIKTANIEEYIEKFKPIQLRWSRNIEVSNKTNVYNFGESKGLTFNRVLLYPTSNMIEWIKDNNYNFTKFVRGKEKKLEGVKDKFYVAITRAKYSVAIVFDYDETKEYDEIIKYNENQPTNILPNRRRKSQNRDPF
- the ruvB gene encoding Holliday junction branch migration DNA helicase RuvB, coding for MDRNFEFSTESQTSDKEFDRKLRPLEFGDFSGQQKIVENLKIFVQAAKMRNEALDHTLLHGPPGLGKTTLANIISKELNVNLKLSSGPVLDKPGDLAGLLTNLDKHDVLFIDEIHRLSPVVEEYLYSAMEDYRIDIMIDKGPSARSVQIELNPFTLVGATTRSGLLTSPLRARFGIKAHLEYYDSKILTKIVKRSSEILNVEISDKAAVEIASRSRGTPRIANALLRRVRDFAQVKGDGNIDLNITQFSLEALNIDKYGLDDMDNKILTTIIDKFKGGPVGISTISTAVGEDGGTIEEVYEPFLIKEGFIKRTPRGREVTELAYTHLGKTVLGRENLLF
- a CDS encoding AAA family ATPase, encoding MKIKKVNIENLKCFKGKFTIGLNDGINILVGNNEAGKSTILEAIHLALTGLLYGRYLRNELSQYLFNIDIINNFLEKINNDKECDLPHILIEVFFYGNDNPILEGNNNSDKEKAEGVSCKIEFDENYKEEYENLIKNKISTIPIEYYKITWKSFARETITSRSIPIKSVIIDSSSYRFQNGSDIYIARIIKDNLDNKQKASISQAYRKLKEIFMEDESIKEINKKIQETPNITEKDVKISVDLSTKNAWETTLMTYLNEIPFHQIGKGEQCIIKTNLALSHKKNSEANLILLEEPENHLSHAKLNEFVYSIISNHDNKQIIISTHSSFVANKLGLENLLLLNNRNISRLNDLSVDTYEFFKKLSGFETLRLVLSKKTILVEGPSDELIVQKAYQEKHGKLPIEDEIDIISVKLTFKRFLEIAKIIEKPVAVVTDNDGKYEKKITNKYKDYSEIECITIFADDRNTLNTLEPQFVDANKSQLETLCNTIDIDFLEYDTIDKISEYMQKNKTDWALSVFESAIKLNYPDYINRVIEWCNE